The Acidobacteriota bacterium genome includes a window with the following:
- a CDS encoding Uma2 family endonuclease — MATPQQKLVFTEAEYLAFERQADERHEYIDGQIRAMAGESMEHARITANLARELGNELKGKPCEPLFKDMKVRSGPAQTAKARWPPKGFFSYPDVVIVCGPVCHDEFRDVVVNPKVIIEVLSKSTEAFDRGEKFKRYRKHNGTLTDYVLIAQDKPYIEHFTRQPDDNWLLKQVEGLEANLFIASLACRLSLAELYDRVPFPQDEEANEEPGENAPDESEEN; from the coding sequence ATGGCGACACCACAACAGAAACTTGTCTTTACCGAAGCGGAGTATCTGGCGTTCGAGCGTCAGGCAGACGAACGCCACGAATACATTGACGGACAAATCCGGGCGATGGCGGGCGAAAGCATGGAACACGCGCGCATTACCGCCAATCTGGCACGGGAACTCGGCAATGAGCTGAAAGGTAAACCCTGTGAGCCGCTTTTCAAGGACATGAAGGTGCGCAGCGGTCCCGCGCAAACAGCCAAAGCCAGATGGCCCCCCAAAGGCTTTTTCTCCTATCCCGACGTGGTGATCGTTTGCGGCCCGGTCTGTCATGACGAATTCCGGGACGTGGTGGTCAATCCTAAAGTCATTATCGAGGTGCTCTCCAAATCCACCGAAGCCTTTGACCGTGGCGAAAAGTTCAAACGCTATCGCAAGCACAACGGCACCTTGACCGACTACGTTTTGATCGCGCAGGACAAGCCTTACATAGAGCATTTCACGCGGCAGCCGGATGACAATTGGCTGCTCAAGCAGGTCGAAGGACTGGAAGCGAATTTATTCATCGCCTCGCTAGCCTGCCGCTTGTCGCTGGCTGAGCTTTACGACCGCGTGCCGTTCCCCCAGGATGAAGAAGCTAACGAAGAACCCGGCGAAAATGCGCCCGACGAAAGCGAAGAAAACTGA
- a CDS encoding acetyl-CoA carboxylase carboxyltransferase subunit beta yields the protein MAWFKRKEDKISEPAPPAERTVKTEGIFVKCLNENCGATIYRKDLKTNLSVCPTCNYHFRLTARERLQMLFDDGQYAEHDANIAPIDPLKFVDSLPYPERLAKSQKATGLRDAIIVGAGKLDGRQVVIAAMEFNFMGGSMGSVVGEKITRAIEYCLENRLPLIIVSCSGGARMQEGALSLMQMAKIAAALALLDDARLPYISLLTNPTTGGVTASFAMLGDLNIAEPDALIGFAGARVIEQTIRQKLPKGFQRSEFLLAHGMLDAVVDRRQLREFLIRTLEFTGPDQ from the coding sequence ATGGCTTGGTTCAAACGCAAAGAAGACAAGATCAGTGAACCCGCGCCCCCCGCAGAACGCACTGTTAAAACCGAAGGCATCTTCGTTAAGTGCCTGAACGAAAATTGCGGTGCCACCATCTATCGCAAAGACCTGAAAACCAACCTGAGCGTCTGTCCGACCTGCAATTATCACTTTCGCCTGACGGCCCGCGAACGTTTGCAGATGCTCTTCGACGATGGCCAATACGCAGAGCATGACGCCAATATCGCACCGATTGATCCACTGAAATTCGTAGACTCCTTACCCTATCCAGAGCGGTTGGCCAAAAGTCAAAAGGCGACCGGCTTGCGCGACGCGATCATCGTCGGCGCAGGCAAATTGGACGGACGCCAGGTCGTCATCGCCGCAATGGAATTCAATTTTATGGGCGGCAGCATGGGTTCCGTCGTGGGTGAAAAGATCACGCGCGCCATCGAATACTGTTTGGAAAACCGGCTGCCGCTGATCATCGTGTCCTGTTCCGGCGGCGCGCGGATGCAGGAGGGCGCGCTGTCGTTGATGCAAATGGCCAAGATTGCCGCCGCGCTTGCCTTATTGGACGACGCGCGCCTGCCCTATATTTCGCTGCTGACCAACCCAACGACGGGCGGCGTGACGGCGAGTTTCGCGATGCTAGGCGATTTGAATATCGCCGAGCCGGACGCGTTGATCGGCTTTGCCGGCGCACGCGTGATCGAACAAACTATTCGCCAGAAATTGCCGAAGGGTTTTCAACGCTCCGAATTCCTGCTGGCGCACGGCATGCTCGATGCCGTGGTGGATCGCCGCCAATTGCGCGAGTTTCTGATCCGCACCTTGGAATTCACCGGGCCAGACCAATAG
- a CDS encoding threo-3-hydroxy-L-aspartate ammonia-lyase: MLTFNHILEAKQRLQGVAHRTPVLTSRQFNEVAGCEVYFKAENLQRVGAFKFRGAYNKLASMNAEERKPGVLAFSSGNHAQAVALAARLFGVPAVIVMPEDAPEIKVRATRGYGAEVIFYDRYGQSREEIGDRLCAERGMTLVPPFDDYLIMAGQGTAALELLEDVPELDCLLVPVSGCGLLAGCATAANYLRPSIRIFGVEPETGNDTWLSMQKGERVEIPVPKTIADGLQVSTPGKLTFPIVQALVERILLVSDDEMIAALRFMLERMKVLVEPSGAVGAAALFHHKYDFTGQRVGVILSGGNVDLAKLGQWLGS, translated from the coding sequence ATGCTGACCTTCAATCACATTCTCGAAGCCAAACAGCGCCTGCAAGGTGTCGCCCACCGCACGCCCGTGCTGACGTCGCGCCAATTCAACGAGGTGGCGGGGTGCGAGGTCTATTTCAAAGCCGAAAATCTGCAACGTGTCGGTGCCTTCAAATTTCGCGGCGCGTACAACAAGCTCGCCTCAATGAATGCCGAAGAACGAAAGCCGGGCGTACTGGCCTTTTCTTCAGGCAATCACGCGCAGGCAGTGGCGCTGGCAGCGCGGCTGTTCGGCGTGCCCGCCGTCATCGTGATGCCAGAAGACGCGCCCGAAATCAAAGTCCGCGCGACGCGGGGTTACGGCGCGGAAGTGATTTTTTATGACCGTTACGGCCAGAGCCGCGAAGAAATCGGCGACCGCCTCTGCGCCGAGCGCGGGATGACGCTGGTGCCGCCGTTTGACGATTATCTGATTATGGCCGGGCAAGGCACCGCCGCCTTGGAATTGCTGGAAGACGTGCCGGAATTGGATTGCTTGCTCGTGCCGGTCAGCGGCTGCGGTTTGCTGGCGGGCTGTGCGACAGCGGCCAATTATCTGCGCCCCTCCATTCGCATCTTCGGCGTCGAACCGGAAACCGGCAATGACACCTGGTTGTCTATGCAGAAAGGCGAACGTGTCGAAATCCCCGTGCCCAAAACGATTGCCGACGGTTTGCAAGTCAGTACGCCGGGCAAGCTGACCTTTCCGATTGTGCAGGCCCTGGTCGAACGCATCCTGTTGGTCAGCGACGATGAGATGATCGCGGCGCTGCGGTTCATGCTCGAACGCATGAAAGTGCTGGTCGAGCCTTCGGGCGCGGTGGGCGCGGCAGCCCTGTTTCATCACAAATACGATTTCACGGGACAGCGCGTCGGCGTGATTCTGTCGGGCGGGAATGTAGACTTGGCGAAGCTGGGGCAATGGCTGGGATCATAG
- a CDS encoding M28 family peptidase gives MALLIRNPQSAIRISLLLAICLLSLACAKDGVASKPMPTPNATATPEPEQAKKTTDFSGERAFNHVKTQVEFGPRPAGSAALEKTREYLVKELKSYGLKVTLDEFTPTTPQGKVKMKNIIAELPGEAPNIIAIASHYDTKPYKEFAFVGANDGGSSTGALLEIARVMAAEKTKRKFTYQFVFFDGEEAFCADWSECLNGKDHTYGSSHMVERLRAAKQLEQIKALILLDMIGDKDLKIPREQNSSSWLMQAIWETAQEAGYNKNFPARTTYTEDDHARFLEAGVSAVDLIDFEYGGPDNPYWHTKEDTLDKISAQSLKAVGDVVLLSLPKIEAQIR, from the coding sequence ATGGCGCTCCTAATCCGCAATCCGCAATCCGCAATCCGCATTTCCCTGCTACTTGCGATCTGCCTGCTCTCACTGGCTTGCGCCAAAGACGGTGTGGCATCCAAACCCATGCCCACGCCAAATGCCACGGCCACGCCCGAACCGGAGCAGGCCAAGAAGACGACGGACTTTAGCGGCGAGCGCGCCTTCAACCACGTCAAAACGCAGGTCGAATTCGGCCCGCGCCCCGCCGGTTCCGCCGCATTGGAAAAAACGCGCGAGTATCTGGTCAAGGAACTGAAAAGCTATGGCCTGAAAGTCACACTGGATGAATTCACGCCCACCACGCCGCAGGGCAAGGTGAAAATGAAAAACATCATCGCCGAATTGCCCGGCGAAGCGCCTAACATCATCGCCATCGCCAGCCATTACGACACCAAACCCTATAAGGAATTCGCCTTCGTTGGGGCCAATGACGGCGGTTCGAGCACTGGCGCGCTGTTAGAAATCGCGCGCGTGATGGCTGCGGAGAAAACAAAGCGCAAGTTCACCTATCAATTCGTTTTCTTTGACGGCGAAGAAGCCTTTTGCGCGGACTGGAGCGAGTGCCTGAACGGCAAAGATCACACTTATGGCAGCAGCCACATGGTCGAACGGCTGCGCGCGGCCAAACAGCTCGAACAGATCAAGGCACTCATCCTGCTCGATATGATCGGCGATAAGGATTTGAAGATTCCGCGCGAGCAGAACTCTTCGTCCTGGCTCATGCAAGCGATCTGGGAGACCGCCCAAGAGGCCGGGTACAACAAAAATTTCCCGGCGCGCACGACCTACACCGAAGACGATCACGCGCGCTTTCTGGAAGCAGGTGTCTCGGCGGTGGACTTGATTGATTTTGAATACGGCGGCCCGGACAATCCTTACTGGCATACCAAAGAGGACACGCTCGATAAGATTAGCGCCCAAAGCCTGAAAGCAGTCGGCGATGTGGTGTTACTCAGCCTGCCCAAAATCGAAGCGCAGATTCGTTAA
- a CDS encoding DUF4177 domain-containing protein — protein MAKWEYKTVDWGEIRKIGSRITGEDFIDANVDAGLNSLGQDGWELVAVYVDGYAVHRSNKGEELLSSSRYVKYTFKRPPANA, from the coding sequence ATGGCTAAGTGGGAATATAAGACGGTTGATTGGGGCGAGATTCGCAAGATCGGCTCGCGTATTACGGGTGAAGATTTCATTGACGCCAACGTGGACGCCGGGTTGAATTCGCTCGGACAAGATGGCTGGGAGTTGGTCGCGGTATACGTGGACGGGTACGCCGTGCATCGCAGCAATAAAGGTGAGGAGTTGCTTTCCAGCAGCCGCTACGTCAAATACACCTTCAAGCGGCCACCGGCCAATGCCTAA